A single genomic interval of Zingiber officinale cultivar Zhangliang chromosome 4A, Zo_v1.1, whole genome shotgun sequence harbors:
- the LOC121969580 gene encoding uncharacterized protein LOC121969580 isoform X2, which produces MSEAVEPPDWLPDGWIMEVRKGKMGRVYRNENEVKHSPVWPRGWVVELRVRKVGGKDEEKYKRYIHRSTGSIFYSKEEVLQFLEVENICDNLISTYNGYLKTENYKTESNDLILSRVEYSPTQLPDGWIKEVKFRRNPESKKKFRQDPYYTDPQSGYVFRTCKDCFLFHEHGVLSRYAFKPRRNNVYGMLGFEGPSTDSASPKRLKFEEDS; this is translated from the exons ATGTCGGAGGCGGTGGAACCGCCGGACTGGCTGCCGGATGGATGGATCATGGAGGTCAGGAAGGGGAAAATGGGGCGCGTCTATCGG AATGAGAATGAAGTAAAACATTCACCTGTGTGGCCTCGAGGATGGGTAGTAGAGCTTAGAGTTCGAAAAGTTGGTGGAAAAGATGAAGAGAAATACAAG CGCTATATACATCGTTCTACTGGATCTATTTTCTATTCCAAGGAAGAAGTACTTCAGTTTCTTGAGGTGGAGAATATATGTGACAACTTGATCTCCACTTACAACGGGTACCTTAAGACAGAAAACTACAAGACAGAATCCAATGACCTT ATCCTATCACGAGTTGAATATTCTCCTACCCAGTTACCTGATGGATGGATTAAGGAAGTCAAATTCAGAAGGAACCCAGAAAGCAAAAAGAAATTTAGGCAGGACCCA TATTACACTGATCCTCAAAGTGGTTATGTGTTTCGAACATGTAAGGATTGCTTCCTCTTTCATGAGCATGGTGTACTAAGTAGATATGCATTCAAGCCAAGAAGAAATAATGTCTACGGCATGCTTGGGTTTGAAGGGCCTTCTACT
- the LOC121969580 gene encoding uncharacterized protein LOC121969580 isoform X1: MSEAVEPPDWLPDGWIMEVRKGKMGRVYRYYTCPISEFTFCSREEAIRYLMNARSEKLVNVKPETDSSKIKKCLKMTNHKNENEVKHSPVWPRGWVVELRVRKVGGKDEEKYKRYIHRSTGSIFYSKEEVLQFLEVENICDNLISTYNGYLKTENYKTESNDLILSRVEYSPTQLPDGWIKEVKFRRNPESKKKFRQDPYYTDPQSGYVFRTCKDCFLFHEHGVLSRYAFKPRRNNVYGMLGFEGPSTDSASPKRLKFEEDS; encoded by the exons ATGTCGGAGGCGGTGGAACCGCCGGACTGGCTGCCGGATGGATGGATCATGGAGGTCAGGAAGGGGAAAATGGGGCGCGTCTATCGG TATTACACATGTCCTATATCTGAATTCACGTTCTGCTCAAGGGAAGAAGCTATCCGCTATCTTATGAATGCAAGATCTGAGAAGCTCGTCAATGTTAAACCTGAGACGGATTcatctaaaattaaaaaatgtttaaaaatgaCAAACCACAAA AATGAGAATGAAGTAAAACATTCACCTGTGTGGCCTCGAGGATGGGTAGTAGAGCTTAGAGTTCGAAAAGTTGGTGGAAAAGATGAAGAGAAATACAAG CGCTATATACATCGTTCTACTGGATCTATTTTCTATTCCAAGGAAGAAGTACTTCAGTTTCTTGAGGTGGAGAATATATGTGACAACTTGATCTCCACTTACAACGGGTACCTTAAGACAGAAAACTACAAGACAGAATCCAATGACCTT ATCCTATCACGAGTTGAATATTCTCCTACCCAGTTACCTGATGGATGGATTAAGGAAGTCAAATTCAGAAGGAACCCAGAAAGCAAAAAGAAATTTAGGCAGGACCCA TATTACACTGATCCTCAAAGTGGTTATGTGTTTCGAACATGTAAGGATTGCTTCCTCTTTCATGAGCATGGTGTACTAAGTAGATATGCATTCAAGCCAAGAAGAAATAATGTCTACGGCATGCTTGGGTTTGAAGGGCCTTCTACT
- the LOC121969579 gene encoding probable CoA ligase CCL9, producing the protein MSTMGSLTLTGAVKRAASDFPSRRAISVPGRLELSHARLQQIVDGAAARLVAAGLRPGDVVALAFPNTVELLISFLAVIRARCVAAPLNPAYTREEFVFYISDSESKLLLTNDAGNAAAEAAAAEIGIPRARASLPDPSGPLQISLPVGPTEGDFAASALAGCVNDPSDVALFLHTSGTTSRPKGVPLTQLNLAASVKNIRSVYRLTETDSTVIVLPLFHVHGLVAALLSSLSAGASVTLPAAGRFSASTFWADMRASGATWYTAVPTIHQILLDRHASRPEPAYPQLRFIRSCSASLAPAILEHLETAFGAPVLEAYAMTEASHQMASNPLPEDAPRKPGAVGRPTGLEMAILDEEGACRPPNVPGEVCIRGLNVTKGYKNNPEANKAAFAFGWFHTGDVGFLDEEGYLHLVGRIKELINRGGEKISPIEVDSVLLDHPDIADAVAFGVPDDKYGEEINCAVISREGAEIDEDEVVRHCRKNLAAFKVPKKVFITDSLPKTATGKIQRRVVAEFFVSPAKAPRAGA; encoded by the exons ATGTCGACGATGGGGAGCCTTACTCTCACCGGAGCCGTGAAGAGGGCCGCCTCCGATTTCCCCTCCCGCCGCGCCATATCCGTCCCCGGCCGCCTCGAGCTCTCCCACGCCCGCCTTCAACAGATCGTGGATGGCGCCGCCGCTCGACTCGTCGCCGCCGGCCTACGCCCTGGCGATGTCGTCGCCCTTGCTTTCCCTAACACTGTCGAG CTTTTGATCTCCTTTTTGGCTGTGATCCGCGCTCGTTGCGTGGCGGCTCCTCTCAATCCTGCGTACACCCGCGAGGAGTTTGTGTTTTACATCTCTGATTCGGAGTCGAAACTCCTGTTGACCAACGACGCAGGCAACGCGGCGGCGGAGGCTGCGGCGGCGGAGATCGGGATTCCTCGTGCTCGGGCCTCGCTCCCTGACCCTTCTGGTCCGCTGCAGATATCTCTTCCCGTCGGACCGACGGAGGGCGATTTTGCTGCTTCTGCTCTCGCAGGATGCGTCAACGACCCCTCCGACGTTGCTTTGTTCCTTCATACTTCGGGCACCACGAGCCGACCTAAGGGTGTGCCGCTAACCCAGCTCAACCTGGCTGCTTCGGTCAAGAACATCCGGTCTGTCTACCGGCTCACAGAGACCGATTCCACCGTGATCGTCCTTCCCCTGTTCCACGTCCACGGCCTGGTAGCCGCCCTGCTCTCGTCCCTCTCCGCCGGTGCTTCCGTGACCCTTCCCGCCGCTGGCCGCTTCTCGGCCTCCACCTTCTGGGCTGATATGCGGGCCTCCGGAGCCACCTGGTACACCGCAGTCCCAACCATCCACCAGATCCTTCTCGACCGCCACGCCTCCCGGCCGGAGCCGGCTTACCCCCAGCTCCGCTTCATCCGGAGTTGCAGCGCATCGCTTGCCCCGGCCATCCTTGAGCACTTGGAGACAGCCTTCGGCGCACCGGTGCTAGAAGCCTACGCGATGACAGAAGCCTCTCACCAGATGGCCTCCAACCCGTTGCCGGAGGACGCACCCAGGAAGCCCGGCGCTGTGGGGCGACCGACGGGGCTGGAGATGGCGATCCTGGACGAGGAGGGCGCTTGCCGCCCGCCTAACGTGCCCGGCGAGGTTTGCATCCGGGGGCTCAACGTCACCAAGGGCTACAAGAACAACCCCGAGGCCAACAAGGCGGCCTTCGCTTTCGGTTGGTTCCACACCGGCGACGTCGGCTTCCTCGATGAGGAGGGCTACCTCCACCTCGTCGGCCGCATCAAGGAGCTCATCAACCGCGGAG GCGAGAAAATATCCCCAATCGAGGTCGACTCGGTACTGCTCGACCACCCGGACATCGCGGACGCGGTGGCGTTCGGCGTGCCGGACGACAAGTACGGCGAGGAG ATAAACTGCGCGGTGATTTCGAGGGAAGGGGCGGAAATCGACGAGGACGAGGTGGTAAGACATTGCCGGAAGAACCTGGCGGCGTTCAAGGTGCCGAAGAAGGTGTTCATCACGGATTCTCTGCCGAAGACGGCGACAGGGAAGATCCAACGGCGGGTAGTGGCCGAGTTCTTCGTATCTCCCGCCAAGGCTCCAAGGGCCGGCGCCTAA